A DNA window from Pungitius pungitius chromosome 1, fPunPun2.1, whole genome shotgun sequence contains the following coding sequences:
- the LOC119223520 gene encoding transmembrane and death domain protein 1-like produces the protein MAFIYPACTYGVCISSADMKVWSFLFLFFPLLSPTLGEDTVADDIGVHQLERLVELLTSGECEDLLSALSRPEENIFQRVQRLSPQTNPLDPRAPKPRAKREASPAADDEARCRSALTDWMLRHGQRTYYDRLSRALQHVGRTDIALEVGKNINQDKALKIKRYVEDYHKYVNSLNIPGEQPDSEDQRHDAPHTVRKRRARPLTARDLDLVVERPPVPVYQKGLWDVALPLLWGILLGFGGTLVLGTSIVLVAVHIWP, from the exons ATGGCTTTTATCTATCCCGCATG CACGTATGGAGTCTGCATTTCTTCAGCTGACATGAAAGTTTGGagtttccttttcctcttctttccgCTACTGAGTCCAACCCTCGGAGAGGACACAG TTGCAGATGACATCGGTGTCCATCAGCTGGAGCgtctggtggagctgctgacGTCTGGGGAGTGCGAGGACCTTCTGTCCGCCCTCTCTCGCCCAGAGGAAAACATCTTCCAGCGCGTCCAGCGTCTCTCCCCGCAAACGAATCCACTCGACCCTCGAGCCCCGAAGCCTCGAGCCAAGAGAGAGGCCTCACCTGCCGCAG ATGATGAGGCTCGGTGCCGCTCGGCCCTGACGGACTGGATGCTGAGGCACGGCCAGCGGACCTACTACGACAGGCTCTCCCGCGCCTTGCAGCACGTCGGCAGAACCGACATAGCCCTCG AGGTGGGGAAGAACATCAACCAGGACAAAGCCCTGAAGATTAAACGCTACGTTGAAGATTACCACAAATATGTCAACTCTTTAAACATCCCGGGGGAGCAACCAGACTCAGAGGACCAACGGCATGACGCCCCCCACACGGTCAGAAAAAGAAGAG cgagGCCTCTGACAGCCCGTGACCTGGATCTGGTTGTGGAGCGCCCTCCTGTCCCTGTGTACCAGAAGGGACTTTGGGATGTAGCTCTGCCCCTTTTGTGGGGCATCCTGCTGGGCTTCGGAGGGACCTTGGTTTTAGGAACCTCCATCGTTCTCGTCGCCGTGCACATCTGGCCTTGA